A single region of the Pseudothermotoga sp. genome encodes:
- a CDS encoding prepilin-type N-terminal cleavage/methylation domain-containing protein has product MKSAYTLLEIIMALAIIAIAAIVLFSILSNVLSGMGRVYRESVKNFEANSKLESYLTGATSEAVPSEISYLRVTELATQLQVQIIRPSGSEYRNIPLFLFEPTQAQQ; this is encoded by the coding sequence GTGAAAAGCGCCTACACCCTTCTTGAGATCATCATGGCTTTGGCAATAATCGCTATTGCTGCTATCGTACTCTTTTCGATTTTGAGCAATGTTTTGAGTGGCATGGGGAGAGTTTATCGTGAATCTGTAAAAAATTTCGAAGCGAATTCAAAGTTGGAAAGTTATTTGACAGGTGCTACCAGCGAAGCGGTTCCATCTGAGATCTCTTATCTGAGGGTAACGGAACTGGCCACGCAGTTGCAGGTGCAGATCATTAGACCTTCAGGCTCAGAGTATAGAAATATTCCCCTATTCTTGTTCGAACCTACGCAAGCTCAACAATGA
- a CDS encoding D-cysteine desulfhydrase family protein codes for MKISLARLPTPVEKLSRLSKRYEREIFVKRDDMTDFISSGNKIRKLEFLLADALRQKCDTVFTCGGEQSNHARATAHLCVKLGLKPVLFLRESQPEQNGNSLKKLRNFFASDEAEQSYLKKAINGNLLLDKLLGAEIIFVTQQQYAKIDQLFEEYREKYESHGHKVYTIPEGGSNALGALGYAWTVVEMTSQLDLSEFDAIYCAVGSGGTYAGLLAGLRFLGYETDVVGINVTKKEANFFTEKVMKIIAELSNYGIRVNIEPEEIKILDDFSGPAYAVPSEADLECIKMVATMEGLILDPVYTSKAFRGMLQSSRRGQKILFIHTGGTFGLFAQAHRFLEI; via the coding sequence ATGAAAATTTCTCTCGCTAGGCTTCCGACACCTGTCGAAAAGCTATCTAGACTCAGCAAAAGATACGAACGCGAAATTTTTGTCAAGAGGGATGATATGACAGATTTCATCTCATCGGGAAATAAAATAAGAAAACTCGAATTTCTCTTGGCTGATGCGCTTCGTCAAAAATGTGACACGGTCTTCACTTGCGGAGGAGAACAATCCAACCATGCACGAGCAACCGCACACTTGTGTGTTAAACTCGGTTTAAAACCTGTTCTTTTCTTAAGAGAAAGCCAGCCTGAGCAGAATGGTAACTCACTCAAGAAACTGAGGAATTTCTTTGCAAGCGATGAAGCTGAACAAAGTTATCTCAAAAAAGCCATCAATGGTAATCTTCTCCTCGACAAATTGCTCGGAGCAGAGATCATCTTTGTTACCCAACAACAGTACGCAAAAATCGATCAACTGTTTGAAGAATACAGAGAAAAGTACGAGTCACATGGTCACAAAGTTTACACGATACCAGAGGGTGGTTCGAACGCACTCGGCGCCCTAGGCTACGCTTGGACAGTCGTTGAAATGACGAGCCAGCTTGATTTATCGGAGTTCGATGCCATTTATTGTGCGGTAGGTAGCGGTGGTACTTACGCAGGGTTACTGGCAGGTTTGAGGTTCCTCGGTTATGAGACGGATGTTGTGGGCATTAACGTGACCAAGAAGGAAGCCAATTTCTTCACTGAAAAAGTGATGAAAATCATTGCTGAATTGTCCAATTACGGAATAAGGGTGAACATAGAGCCAGAAGAAATCAAGATTCTCGACGATTTCAGTGGACCAGCTTATGCCGTACCGAGTGAGGCCGATCTTGAATGCATAAAAATGGTCGCAACTATGGAGGGTTTGATCCTCGATCCTGTTTACACATCCAAAGCCTTCAGAGGCATGCTCCAATCAAGCAGGAGAGGACAAAAAATTCTGTTCATACACACTGGAGGTACTTTTGGCCTTTTTGCGCAAGCACATAGATTCTTAGAAATATGA
- a CDS encoding DUF47 family protein, translating to MSRFIGKLFPQESPLKLLYEHAKLVEQASGQILPAFRKFLSGEPVEDLAQLVDELEDKADEVKVRIREVYSKLKFVYFDKMDLLLILHDQDAVIDAVDDFLKLLTIYRFEKPLPKELTDMLLELAEKVRDAIKYMTESVHELLNLVESSFSPTFVQQEDSLTRRVEADESGTDRLSLALGKKVFSLKNVLHPVDILFIEKLTRLLTRSADHAENVAEKVRMITRS from the coding sequence GTGTCGAGGTTCATTGGGAAACTTTTTCCACAAGAATCACCTTTGAAATTGCTCTATGAACACGCTAAATTGGTTGAGCAAGCTTCGGGACAAATCTTACCAGCATTCAGGAAGTTCTTATCAGGTGAACCGGTAGAAGATTTGGCACAATTGGTGGATGAACTTGAGGACAAAGCCGATGAAGTGAAAGTTCGTATCAGAGAAGTTTATTCAAAGTTGAAATTCGTCTACTTCGACAAAATGGATTTGTTGTTGATATTGCATGATCAAGACGCGGTGATCGACGCCGTTGATGATTTTTTGAAATTACTCACGATTTATCGTTTTGAAAAACCTTTACCAAAAGAACTGACGGACATGCTCCTCGAGTTGGCTGAAAAAGTGCGAGACGCCATCAAGTACATGACAGAATCTGTTCATGAGTTGCTTAATTTGGTCGAATCTTCTTTTTCTCCAACATTCGTTCAACAGGAAGACTCACTAACACGAAGGGTTGAAGCCGATGAGAGTGGTACGGATCGATTATCCCTCGCGTTGGGTAAAAAGGTCTTTTCACTGAAAAATGTGCTCCATCCCGTTGACATACTTTTCATCGAGAAATTGACACGCTTACTGACGCGATCGGCTGATCACGCGGAAAATGTGGCTGAAAAAGTGAGGATGATAACCAGGAGTTGA
- a CDS encoding C13 family peptidase: MRIFLLFCATILLTVASCAFKTGIAPTDIAQKIANQLDLRQLAENLEERRIIFLAAKLEQGDVVAELDPTLDKSSTGFTVSTDGFLFVVDLEPLSRFAHRVIYVVTDKIGNIVELKLFEWPPTVNGVATLTGSIYEPTYSKIVWTNFHLTAMGGISFGEIVNRMEVPYGAIVVNGNDPTRLPDCDMSVDFTNMGQFFTMFYDEFRTRKLNYPTNTHQHLVDAIHDLTQRSLNFITIYIVTHGSIDRLVMGSEWINPTQLRDLMLSHPEVTFAIIIDACHSGSFINDLWVTVPNLVLITTATDLAHSSYGDLDEPNDPNPEDVGGEWSSGFLKGLLQNTVLGSWLNIEVEANTAGVVPEQILYHRAFQVAWENDCSRINGLSIPQYYGQYAP, encoded by the coding sequence TTGCGCATTTTTTTGCTCTTTTGTGCCACAATCCTACTCACAGTGGCTTCATGTGCATTCAAAACTGGTATTGCTCCAACTGATATCGCCCAAAAGATAGCCAATCAACTTGATCTTCGACAGCTTGCAGAAAATTTGGAAGAAAGGCGCATTATCTTCCTTGCTGCAAAGTTGGAACAAGGCGATGTTGTGGCAGAATTGGACCCAACATTGGATAAGTCATCCACGGGTTTCACAGTATCTACAGACGGTTTTCTGTTTGTAGTTGATCTAGAACCACTGTCACGCTTTGCCCATCGTGTTATTTATGTTGTCACAGACAAAATTGGTAACATCGTTGAGCTGAAGCTTTTTGAATGGCCGCCCACTGTGAACGGTGTTGCAACACTGACAGGCAGCATTTACGAGCCAACTTATAGCAAAATTGTCTGGACAAACTTTCATTTGACTGCGATGGGAGGCATCAGTTTCGGTGAGATAGTGAATCGAATGGAAGTACCATATGGAGCAATCGTGGTTAATGGAAATGATCCAACAAGGCTTCCAGACTGTGACATGAGCGTTGACTTCACAAACATGGGACAGTTTTTCACCATGTTTTACGATGAATTTCGAACTCGAAAGCTCAATTATCCAACAAATACTCATCAGCACTTGGTGGATGCGATCCACGATCTAACTCAACGGTCACTGAATTTTATAACGATCTACATCGTGACGCATGGCAGTATTGATAGGCTTGTGATGGGATCAGAATGGATTAACCCTACGCAACTGAGGGACTTGATGCTGAGCCATCCCGAAGTCACATTTGCCATTATCATTGATGCGTGCCATTCAGGTAGCTTCATCAACGATTTGTGGGTGACCGTACCCAACTTAGTATTGATAACTACCGCAACAGACCTTGCACATTCTTCATACGGTGATTTGGATGAGCCTAACGATCCAAATCCTGAAGATGTAGGAGGAGAGTGGTCAAGTGGATTTCTCAAAGGGCTTCTCCAGAACACCGTTTTAGGATCCTGGTTGAACATCGAAGTGGAAGCAAATACAGCCGGTGTAGTACCTGAACAGATACTCTATCACAGAGCATTTCAAGTTGCCTGGGAAAATGATTGTTCACGTATAAACGGCTTAAGCATACCACAATACTATGGTCAATACGCTCCCTAA
- a CDS encoding clostripain-related cysteine peptidase has protein sequence MKKLVLLLSILFALFLVSCTNLSLTRIKVLLPGNMYAGKPFIVKVGVMGPFNFLLSNVDVEINGQTYRTDSSGYAHVQFLFLKAGSYKIGVKYEEITQEIVLNVKPASWLVIGWIGADNNLSSYVDQDIQEMKKAAKDVAVILLVDHLKSEKSDGIYALSNEGEFLQIETLNELNSGCRDTFSWFIKKYQNCDAVRKSLIIWNHGTAWNDVDPYKTKGISYDDTDKDFLTIDELKGVLEGTHWDVLGFDACLMASVEVLYELKNSADFFLAAPGEIPSTGWDYSFLGEISNSDSKSFCQKAVQFWRAHYNNSKFRYSLNAWEKEKFTEAVKQFADRLKSIPPEVQPEVLPICAIYSLNPRLCDFGEVLASFEWSDVLKEFQRACLSEITTQLHLNVFFPQSKDQLDNYREMYSKLSFASQTGWLNWLDKYFSTILP, from the coding sequence ATGAAGAAACTAGTTCTACTATTATCAATCTTGTTCGCACTTTTTCTCGTATCATGCACAAATTTGAGTTTAACACGCATCAAAGTTTTGCTCCCAGGCAATATGTACGCTGGAAAACCTTTCATTGTGAAAGTGGGAGTGATGGGACCATTCAATTTTCTTCTGTCCAACGTCGATGTAGAGATCAACGGTCAGACTTACAGAACTGACAGCTCTGGCTATGCACACGTTCAATTCCTTTTTTTGAAAGCAGGTTCGTACAAAATCGGTGTGAAATACGAAGAAATTACTCAAGAGATCGTTTTGAACGTTAAACCAGCGTCATGGTTAGTTATCGGTTGGATTGGAGCCGACAACAACCTTTCTAGCTATGTCGATCAAGACATTCAAGAGATGAAAAAAGCCGCTAAAGATGTTGCTGTGATCCTTCTTGTTGATCATCTAAAATCAGAAAAATCAGATGGGATCTATGCACTCTCAAATGAAGGTGAATTTTTACAAATAGAAACTTTGAACGAGTTGAACAGTGGTTGTCGTGATACTTTTTCCTGGTTTATCAAGAAATATCAAAACTGTGATGCGGTCAGGAAATCTTTGATCATCTGGAACCATGGTACGGCATGGAACGATGTTGATCCATACAAAACTAAGGGAATTTCCTATGATGACACGGATAAAGATTTTTTAACCATCGATGAATTGAAAGGAGTTCTGGAAGGTACACATTGGGATGTTCTGGGATTTGATGCCTGTTTGATGGCATCTGTGGAAGTCCTGTATGAATTAAAGAACTCAGCAGATTTTTTCTTGGCAGCTCCCGGTGAGATACCATCAACTGGTTGGGATTATTCTTTTCTTGGAGAGATCTCGAACAGTGATTCAAAGTCATTCTGCCAGAAAGCTGTACAATTTTGGAGAGCCCATTATAACAACAGTAAGTTCAGATATTCTCTAAATGCTTGGGAGAAGGAAAAATTTACCGAGGCAGTGAAACAATTCGCTGATAGACTGAAATCAATTCCACCAGAGGTTCAACCAGAGGTTTTACCGATCTGTGCCATTTATTCTCTGAATCCTAGACTTTGCGACTTTGGAGAAGTTCTCGCAAGTTTTGAGTGGTCAGACGTACTGAAAGAATTTCAAAGAGCTTGCTTGTCGGAAATAACTACCCAGTTGCACTTGAATGTGTTTTTTCCTCAAAGCAAAGATCAACTCGACAATTACCGTGAAATGTACTCAAAGTTGTCTTTCGCCTCACAAACCGGCTGGCTCAATTGGCTCGACAAGTACTTCAGTACAATCTTGCCATGA
- a CDS encoding DUF401 family protein, whose translation MLLVTISVILSLALVVIVQRFARTLLLSMISGFTLFVAMNPTLRWSLVKLILASVQDKSFVTLIPAVFFIYFLGEIMEISKDAEKLTESVQKLFDGSRGAVVFIPSAIGLMPMPAGAMFTAPMVDQIGKGIPSLDKMTINYWFRHCLEFFWPVYPAMYLLSGLTSTKVGTISLKLLPLFVMAFLVGWFYLNGLRFVKLNRLSKDEAKHLWPLLPILSVGFLILLFKMEGYFALLLVSVLYALVRIRYVLISLKKTMKKLDVVPILLLVFMFKHAMMDFNLGERMSQELGNLGFGMKIVAVFLPLLIGMSTGITHAALGISYPVVAGMGGQQLGLLTYVFSVLGVLLSPVHLCLVLTLDYFKVDLMKAFLKMIPLITMVGFIGYLLYA comes from the coding sequence ATGTTATTGGTTACAATCTCGGTCATACTCTCTTTGGCTTTGGTTGTGATCGTTCAAAGGTTTGCTAGAACTCTACTCTTATCTATGATATCAGGTTTTACTCTCTTTGTAGCGATGAATCCTACTTTGAGATGGTCTCTTGTAAAATTGATTCTAGCTTCTGTACAAGACAAGTCTTTCGTAACTCTAATCCCTGCCGTTTTCTTCATATATTTCCTGGGTGAAATCATGGAGATTTCCAAGGATGCAGAAAAATTGACTGAATCTGTTCAAAAACTCTTCGATGGTTCGCGTGGTGCCGTGGTGTTCATACCTTCTGCGATCGGCCTTATGCCTATGCCCGCTGGTGCGATGTTCACAGCACCTATGGTCGATCAAATAGGAAAAGGCATACCCAGTCTGGACAAAATGACCATCAACTATTGGTTTAGACACTGCTTGGAATTTTTTTGGCCTGTGTATCCAGCCATGTACCTCCTTTCGGGCCTCACCTCTACAAAAGTTGGTACCATTTCTCTGAAGTTATTGCCATTGTTCGTTATGGCTTTTTTGGTTGGCTGGTTTTACCTTAATGGCTTGAGATTCGTAAAATTGAATAGGTTGAGCAAAGATGAAGCTAAGCACCTATGGCCTCTGTTACCCATCCTATCTGTAGGGTTTTTGATACTTCTTTTCAAAATGGAAGGTTACTTTGCGTTGTTATTGGTTAGTGTCTTATATGCTCTCGTCAGAATTAGATACGTTTTAATTTCGCTCAAAAAAACGATGAAGAAACTGGATGTGGTACCAATCTTGCTCTTGGTTTTCATGTTCAAGCATGCGATGATGGATTTTAATTTAGGAGAACGCATGAGTCAAGAGCTTGGAAACTTAGGTTTTGGAATGAAAATCGTGGCTGTGTTTTTACCGCTACTCATAGGTATGTCTACAGGGATAACACATGCAGCTTTGGGAATTTCATACCCTGTCGTGGCAGGTATGGGAGGGCAACAACTTGGTCTCTTGACGTACGTTTTTTCTGTGCTCGGTGTTTTACTTTCACCGGTTCATTTATGTCTAGTTCTGACGTTGGACTACTTTAAGGTGGATCTGATGAAAGCTTTCTTGAAAATGATCCCATTGATTACTATGGTTGGTTTCATAGGTTATCTGCTGTACGCTTGA
- a CDS encoding alanyl-tRNA editing protein yields MIRIKKLYEESKEFFAVSDESPFYPDGKGGQLGDRGSIGPAKVLYVKEVNGEIHHKLDRALELGEYSFEIDQIRRNDIAVQHTAQHILSAAFLKLTQAQTLSFHMGEETSTIDLNLPILTERAISDAEQLANQIVRSCTPVEILYLDREQAEKLSLRKAISEKVGQTVRVVKVDDFDLSACGGFHVENTGQIGIVKIIDWEKTKGNLTRVYFVAGERALQYFQKSVFVFKNLRKLLTCSMEDLSIRIETLLEKIKTLSSHLEHLSEEHAEAIKDDLPRKKMKELEVSFYEGFPSVAKALLKSPTTDLFVCRLEGEFVLSSEKVDCAQIVERLKIMLNAPGGGGKKRGSIKTNISMEKFLEILEKIMEVM; encoded by the coding sequence ATGATCAGAATTAAAAAACTGTATGAAGAAAGCAAAGAATTCTTTGCCGTGAGTGATGAGAGCCCTTTCTACCCGGATGGAAAGGGAGGGCAATTGGGGGATCGAGGTAGCATAGGTCCGGCAAAGGTATTGTATGTGAAAGAAGTGAACGGTGAGATTCATCACAAATTGGATAGAGCACTGGAGCTAGGAGAATACAGTTTCGAAATAGATCAAATCAGGCGTAACGATATTGCGGTACAGCATACAGCTCAACACATTTTATCTGCAGCTTTCTTAAAATTAACTCAAGCACAAACGCTGAGTTTTCACATGGGTGAGGAAACCTCGACCATTGATCTCAACCTACCCATCCTTACAGAAAGAGCAATAAGCGATGCCGAACAACTCGCCAATCAAATAGTTAGAAGTTGTACACCTGTGGAAATCCTATATCTTGATAGAGAACAAGCAGAAAAGCTGAGTCTGAGAAAAGCCATAAGTGAAAAAGTTGGTCAAACAGTTAGGGTCGTGAAGGTGGATGATTTCGACTTGTCTGCGTGTGGAGGATTTCACGTTGAAAACACTGGACAAATCGGTATTGTGAAAATCATTGACTGGGAGAAAACGAAAGGAAATCTAACACGTGTTTATTTCGTTGCTGGTGAAAGAGCCCTTCAATATTTCCAAAAATCGGTATTTGTTTTCAAGAATCTAAGAAAGCTATTGACATGCTCTATGGAGGACCTATCAATTAGGATCGAAACGCTGTTGGAAAAAATCAAGACACTTTCCTCACATCTGGAACACCTCTCTGAAGAACATGCAGAAGCGATCAAGGATGATCTACCAAGAAAGAAGATGAAAGAGCTTGAAGTGTCATTCTATGAAGGATTCCCTTCTGTGGCTAAAGCACTGTTGAAGAGCCCCACGACAGATCTTTTTGTTTGCAGACTTGAAGGGGAATTCGTCCTCAGCTCAGAAAAGGTAGATTGTGCTCAAATAGTTGAAAGATTAAAGATCATGTTGAACGCACCTGGCGGTGGCGGAAAAAAGCGTGGTTCGATCAAAACGAATATAAGTATGGAAAAATTCCTTGAAATTCTTGAAAAAATCATGGAGGTGATGTGA
- a CDS encoding iron-containing alcohol dehydrogenase, whose protein sequence is MDENTIKLVDVPDSRTLKLEGKPRVLATMENVERVLSQFNGKHIVSIGSGSLTDIAKCAAHLKGAKFSSFPTAPSVDGYTSSIAAISINGEKTTLQATTPNKVVIDPKILIKAPSELVKAGIGDICAKFTARLDWKLSNLVTGESICDLVWEELKVTFEKVLMKVESILKKDEKTILELMRALLISGLNITVVGNSRPASGAEHLISHSFEMYHELRGETPMYHGLQVAIGTFITMKAYKMIFENIELRKMNIKDEERFSILKRLFKERIATKFMRTYERKTRVDQIELERVKEVLYPTYVQFHKKIESVLEQIGVKELLKSYDPELIQKITLVANTIRDRYTILDLLDELSLLKDFSSKIFEL, encoded by the coding sequence GTGGACGAAAACACGATAAAGCTCGTGGATGTACCTGATTCCAGAACGTTGAAACTCGAAGGTAAACCGAGAGTTCTGGCCACAATGGAAAACGTTGAAAGAGTGCTCTCGCAATTCAACGGAAAACATATCGTTTCCATCGGTTCTGGTAGTCTTACAGACATCGCAAAATGTGCCGCTCATCTGAAAGGTGCGAAATTTTCGTCCTTTCCCACGGCTCCATCTGTGGATGGTTACACTTCATCTATAGCTGCTATTTCGATAAATGGCGAAAAAACAACCTTACAAGCGACTACACCTAATAAAGTGGTGATAGATCCAAAAATCCTCATAAAAGCCCCTTCAGAACTAGTTAAAGCTGGAATCGGAGATATCTGTGCCAAGTTCACGGCAAGATTGGATTGGAAATTGAGCAATCTCGTGACTGGTGAATCTATCTGTGATCTTGTGTGGGAAGAACTGAAAGTAACTTTCGAGAAAGTTTTAATGAAAGTAGAATCGATTTTAAAAAAGGATGAGAAAACTATTCTGGAGCTGATGAGAGCGCTCTTGATTTCAGGTTTGAACATAACCGTCGTTGGAAATTCGCGACCCGCATCGGGTGCAGAACATCTAATTTCCCACTCATTCGAGATGTACCATGAACTCAGAGGAGAAACCCCAATGTACCATGGTTTACAAGTCGCCATTGGCACCTTCATCACGATGAAGGCCTATAAGATGATCTTTGAAAATATCGAGCTTCGTAAAATGAACATCAAAGATGAGGAAAGATTCTCAATTCTCAAACGGCTCTTCAAAGAAAGAATAGCAACAAAGTTCATGAGAACTTATGAAAGGAAAACAAGGGTCGATCAAATTGAACTTGAGCGTGTGAAAGAAGTCCTCTATCCCACTTACGTACAGTTTCACAAAAAGATCGAGTCCGTACTTGAACAAATAGGTGTGAAAGAATTGCTCAAAAGCTATGATCCTGAGTTGATTCAAAAAATAACGCTTGTGGCAAACACAATAAGAGATAGATACACCATTTTGGACTTGCTCGATGAACTTTCTTTATTGAAAGATTTTTCTAGCAAAATTTTTGAATTGTGA
- a CDS encoding DUF1177 domain-containing protein: protein MLTQVMTAMEVLDDPTTNGEKVCNLFKDYDGVHAEYETIKTKRGKTDVVRITIYGSDSSAPVLGIIGQLGGVGARPQMIGLVSDADGAIAAIACALKLAQMKRKGEETTGTIFVTTHICPNAPTKEHKPVPFMDSPIGVEEVLKSMLNRDVDAILSIDTTKGNRVIKKRGFAISPTVLRGYILKVSEDLLDIYERVCGTAPFVLPITTQDITPYDNGVYHINSIMQPCTVVPHVPVVGVAITTEVPVAGCATGASHEVDIELAARFCVEVAKYFGKGQVKFYDKAEFEKLVEMYGDLTHLVTTRMI, encoded by the coding sequence ATGCTTACGCAAGTGATGACAGCTATGGAAGTACTGGATGATCCGACGACAAATGGAGAGAAAGTTTGTAATCTTTTCAAGGACTACGATGGAGTACACGCAGAGTACGAGACGATCAAAACAAAACGTGGCAAAACAGATGTGGTGAGGATAACTATATATGGAAGTGATTCCTCCGCACCTGTGTTGGGCATAATCGGTCAACTTGGAGGAGTGGGTGCAAGACCACAAATGATAGGGTTGGTGAGTGATGCGGATGGCGCAATCGCTGCGATTGCTTGTGCTTTGAAACTGGCACAGATGAAGCGAAAGGGTGAAGAAACTACAGGCACAATCTTTGTAACAACACACATCTGTCCAAATGCACCCACTAAGGAACATAAACCAGTACCTTTCATGGATTCTCCAATCGGCGTGGAGGAAGTACTGAAATCGATGCTCAACAGAGATGTTGATGCCATACTTTCTATAGACACAACGAAAGGCAACCGAGTGATAAAGAAGAGGGGTTTCGCCATATCGCCAACTGTTTTGAGAGGATACATACTCAAAGTGTCAGAAGATTTACTTGATATCTATGAGAGAGTTTGTGGAACTGCACCGTTCGTGCTACCAATAACGACGCAGGATATAACCCCGTATGATAATGGGGTTTATCACATAAACAGCATCATGCAACCTTGTACCGTTGTTCCACATGTGCCTGTAGTGGGTGTCGCGATAACGACGGAAGTACCTGTGGCGGGGTGTGCAACTGGAGCTTCGCACGAAGTTGATATAGAACTCGCGGCGAGATTCTGCGTCGAGGTTGCAAAATATTTCGGTAAAGGACAAGTTAAGTTTTATGACAAAGCTGAATTTGAGAAACTCGTCGAAATGTACGGTGATCTCACTCATTTGGTGACGACAAGGATGATTTAG
- a CDS encoding inorganic phosphate transporter, whose protein sequence is MFLMIAFTVGFIMAFSIGANDVANSMSTAVGARAITVRQAVIIAAILEFLGAIMFGSHVVTTITKGIVKPEVMNDAKAVLAGALAALLGSSIWILLATIWGMPVSTTHSIVGGMAGFGIASAGLNAINWSKMISIFASWILSPLAGWLLAYVMFKLISYAILRKPDPVSAMKKAIPVIIFTTFFIICFLFMLKTLKMKATKSFLISLIVSIVASLAGTLLLRRLDTNSSDNYEFVEAVFKRLQVMTSCYVSFSHGANDVANAVGPLALIYWIVSYGSVVQKILVPTWLLALGGLGISVGVLFLGYKVMKTVGEEITQLNNSRGFCIDFSTASTVLIASVLGFPISTTHVVVGSVVGVGMARGVELVNVGVLKNILISWFATVPVAAFASAGIYLLVYRFI, encoded by the coding sequence TTGTTCCTGATGATTGCGTTTACAGTAGGTTTCATCATGGCGTTTTCGATCGGAGCAAACGATGTTGCAAATTCGATGTCTACAGCAGTTGGAGCTCGAGCTATTACCGTAAGACAAGCAGTGATCATCGCAGCCATTCTGGAATTCCTCGGAGCAATCATGTTTGGATCGCACGTGGTCACGACGATAACGAAGGGGATCGTTAAACCTGAGGTGATGAACGATGCAAAAGCGGTTCTTGCTGGAGCACTAGCAGCTCTACTTGGCTCATCTATCTGGATCTTGTTGGCCACGATTTGGGGCATGCCAGTGTCAACTACACACTCGATCGTCGGTGGTATGGCTGGATTCGGTATAGCCAGTGCGGGCTTGAACGCCATCAACTGGAGTAAAATGATCAGCATATTTGCAAGTTGGATCCTTTCTCCGCTTGCAGGATGGCTGCTGGCTTACGTGATGTTCAAGCTCATTTCATATGCAATCCTGAGAAAACCCGATCCAGTCAGCGCAATGAAGAAAGCCATACCGGTGATCATATTCACAACTTTTTTTATCATATGTTTCCTGTTCATGTTAAAAACTTTGAAAATGAAAGCTACAAAAAGCTTTTTGATCTCTTTGATCGTATCCATTGTAGCCAGTTTGGCTGGAACTCTCTTACTTAGAAGACTCGATACGAACAGTTCAGATAACTATGAATTCGTCGAGGCTGTGTTCAAAAGACTCCAGGTTATGACAAGTTGTTATGTAAGCTTTTCTCACGGTGCGAATGATGTCGCGAACGCGGTTGGACCCCTTGCTTTGATTTACTGGATCGTTTCTTATGGAAGTGTGGTTCAGAAAATCCTTGTTCCAACTTGGCTTTTAGCGCTGGGGGGTCTTGGTATATCCGTAGGAGTTTTGTTCCTCGGTTATAAGGTGATGAAGACGGTGGGAGAGGAAATCACACAGTTGAACAACTCGCGAGGTTTTTGTATTGATTTTAGCACCGCTTCCACGGTATTGATCGCATCTGTTCTTGGTTTTCCCATCTCTACAACCCACGTTGTCGTAGGCTCTGTGGTGGGTGTCGGAATGGCCCGTGGGGTAGAGCTTGTAAACGTTGGTGTTTTGAAAAACATACTGATCTCATGGTTCGCCACGGTTCCCGTTGCGGCGTTTGCTTCTGCTGGGATCTATTTGCTTGTTTATCGTTTCATTTGA